One genomic window of Panicum hallii strain FIL2 chromosome 6, PHallii_v3.1, whole genome shotgun sequence includes the following:
- the LOC112897291 gene encoding protein DCL homolog, chloroplastic-like produces the protein MAAALPLPRAAAPLAVLRAFRFAPWGAPAPRRRLLPGPPTAGEPPPPVLPPASKLADPPVLGAPEPPLPFRAAEAEILRDIEPVVQLIKDILHSDRYGDGECLCPKDENVVVEKLLAFHPRAQDKIGCGLDAIMVDRHPEFRKSRCLFVVRTDGVWIDFSYQKCLRAYIREKYPSHAERFIREHFKRT, from the exons AtggccgccgccctccccctcccgcgcgccgcggccccgctcgcCGTCCTCCGCGCGTTCCGTTTCGCGCCGTGGGGcgcgccggcgccccgccgtcGGCTCCTCCCCGGGCCTCCCACAGCCGGCGAGCCCCCACCCCCGGTGCTCCCGCCTGCGTCCAAGCTCGCCGACCCCCCGGTCCTGGGGGCTCCGGAGCCCCCGCTGCCGTTTAGGGCCGCCGAGGCGGAGATCCTCCGCGACATCGAACCCGTCGTGCAGCTCATCAAGGATATCCTCCAttccgacag ATACGGAGACGGCGAATGCCTCTGCCCGAAGGATGAAAACGTCGTCGTGGAGAAGCTCCTGGCGTTCCATCCACGCGCGCAGGATAAGATTGGCTGTGGGCTTGACGCTATAATG GTTGATAGGCACCCTGAGTTCAGGAAGTCAAGATGCCTTTTTGTTGTTCGCACAGATGGTGTTTGGATTGATTTCTCATACCAGAAGTGCCTCCGTGCATACATCCGAGAAAAGTATCCGTCTCATGCTGAGAGATTTATACGAGAACATTTCAAGCGAACATGA